aatgtaaaaagtgttttgattggtcagaagaaaagctctatacaagTTCAGGTTAATTTACCAAATCCAACATAAAAGTTCCAAATAAGTCGAGCTGAGCCTTTTCATAGCCATTTCGTGCATAAGTCTTCTGGCTTCTTTCACTTCTCATCTTTCTACCCAATAGCATTCCTCTGTTTTCTATGAAGTTTACTAATACTTTGTTTTTACCCATCAGCACACCTCCCTCTGCCACAAGGAACCATTGATTTGACCTAATTGTTTACCTTGATTACTTTTTAAACTGCTCCAGCTACCTGACAATCAGTCTTTGGTCTGTCCCAGCAGGCTTCCATGGCATCCTTTCCTTACTGTCTTATACTGTCTATCCTCATGTGATTGATTATCTCTAAAAGTTAACAAGATAAAGACAGTTGACAATGAGGCCATGTAAGATTATTGGGACGTAACCTTTGGTTGTTGATGTTGATTCTATCCTGTTGGTCTAATCACATGGTGACCTTtctatactttattgatccctcaTTCTCACCCACTCCTTCCTTCTTGGCCTTTTTGTTCTTCTCTGTCTTCGGGTGGGGTTTTTCGGCCGTGTAGCTCACAGGCCAACGGCCAGCACTGTGGACGGAGGGGTCCTTAGTCGCCTGCTCACCCCCACCCAGGCCTCACTAGCTAGGAGCAAGAGCGCCGCCGCCCTGTCAGCCGAAGGAAAAGAAACTCCAGGTAACCTCCGTtaggagaccctgcaggagaggagggatGGCTAGACACAGATGCTGGTCCTCTCTACTTACCTTTATTTATCAGTAGAACGTCTGTGCGGTATAACTTAACTAGAACTGAACCCACCCCACCCCTGTTGCAGACTCATGCTTTTTGATCAATCCTTCACAGTGAATGGTGACCTTTTGGTGATGGAATTTTAGAAGTTACTGCACAGCTCCAAAATAATAGCTTGGATTGTAAGAATCAGTTATTTATGTTATGTCTATATAGTAATCATTTTTGGTATGCTCATGTGAGCGAGCAGAGTTACTTGGTTAATATTGACACACACACGGGTCTAGCTCACATGTATTCTAAGGACAGAAACAATTGACTGTTGTGTGTTGAGCCCAGCTGAGCAGGGCTGACTTGGCTGGGAGCACTTCCCTGCATTTGAGGAGCCTTGGAGTCCATGCTGGGAGATTTACTCTAAGCTGCTTACCTGTTGGTTCTTGTTACATCAGAATCAGACTGTTTTGCTGTTGCATGTATGCAGGTAGTGTGATCAGAGTGCACAGGACTCCTGTACACAGTGCTGAAATAATTATATCAAGCATATCTAAAGAATATATTGAATTGGAATCAcactaataaaaaaacagtatgcTATTATTCTGGCATTTGATTTGGGCTGACATGTTGTTAAAATGCCCTGAAGCCTTGAATGGGGAGGTTTATgggtttgttgtttctttgactGTTTTACTGTAAGTGGTTTACAGTACAGCATTTGATCATATATAGCATAGACAGTCATAATGATttcttgttgacttttttttgcaagtttGAAAGAACCATACTGTAAAGTACTGACTCACAAAGCTGCAACTGCATTCCCCATGTTGGTATTAGGTTTTGGTGTTTATTGACCAGCCATTACAAAGCCATTAGCGGCTATCGATCTCCTGCTAAGTATAGTCCCAGTAGAAACATGACACAACtgcattagcagcagcagcagcagtgatagCTCATGGCTGGGTAGATTTCATAGTCGCCATTGTTGCACAATCTGCAATCAGAAAGAAtatcaaaaaacatttgttgttagcatgctgtaGCAGGGAGAGTTCTCCAGGCCTCAGGATTATCATGGCTAATCCCTCAATCTGACACAGCAAGCTCATAGCCAGTGGACAACAGTATTCACTCTCCTTACCAACTACAAGCTACACTCAGTGCCAAGGACAGTGCTTTTTACCCTTTGCCACTACAAGTTTTAAagttgtgaacattttaaatcggTTGGTTCAGATTACACACAAATTAGATTAATACCTGTGTCAAAGCATTGCCTTACAATTCTAGACCTGCACTACAAATGTTGCATTTAGTGTCTGATGTAGAGTCTGATGAGTTATGGCATGATGGCAAGAAGAATAGAAAAACTAAATATTACCCCCACATTTTTGTGTTActgtaacaaaacacaacaacacaacactcattgtgtgtttattgtaCTAATAATTCTGTGTGCTTCGTGTGTTCTGTGTCGGTGTGTGTTGTGCCGTGTTGGTGGTAGGTTTTTTGTAGTCTGTTCTACGCTGTGCAGTGCTGTGATGCTTTGTGTTCAGGTTTGTTTATGTTGGGTTCAAAGACTGGTACCTGTTGAGTATTCTGCTTGTTTTGGGGATTATTGCTCTCTGCTTCTTAAGTCTCCTGTAATCTGCAGCCCAATCAAAGCTTCAAAAATCAAGCTGTTCCCTGCCTAAAGGGCTTAATCTAAcaaattgctttttttgtgCTCTTGTCCCCTTATAAAATCACTCTCCTGCTCTCCATTCAACCACCATCTGCCTTCCATCGCTCTTTCTTCCCCTCCTTCTTTCCCTTTCTCCACTCTCCCTCCACTCACTTTATTCTTCCCTGTATTTGCTCTTTACTGCTTTCTGCCCAACTTGCCTGCTTGTCGCGCCTCGCATCGGTTGTGCTCCTCTGGCCATGCGATGACTGTGTCCTTTACCAGAGTGTCACCTGTGTCCTCGCTCAGCCTCTGCCAGTTCCCTGAACCCATCTCGTGGACCCGTTCGAAGCCGCAGCATTGACCGGCAGAAGAGCGGCATGACCACCTCTGTTTCTGCAGATGGAGCCCTAGACCCCTCACTGGTGAGAGCTCCTCTTTATGTTTGTGGTACTAACACCACTGTTCAGCAAAGAGAACTGTTTATATTGAACAGTTACATAAAGGAAAGTGTTATGTTGAGAATTAACTGATTTCCTTATGGGTcctccctctttttcctcctgcagTTTCGCCTCCTCATTGAACGAGCATTATCTAATTTCATTCTGATTCTTTGATTCTTGATACATAGCATACATAAGAACTAAAATGCACAATGTAGCTGACCGACATGGTATTATTACCAGAGGAGGTCTGTCTGGTTGTTTTATGTAGTTTGTCGAGTTTCTCATACTTTTGAAAAATTGGGGTATGGATTATCTACCAAATAATAGTTTCCATAGAAAACCTTGTTGTTACATGACACCTGTTAGACTTAAACAGTGTCTTCAGTAGTTGCatcaaattaattatttttatttttgcatttaaacaGCATATACGATACATGCATGCCACTAGAGACTTATTTATATGCTCATATCCTGCTGAATTTGCCTTACAAAGTACTTCTGCAGGATGCTAACCATAGGGAAATGTTCCTCCAGCTGTTCGTTGACCTTTGCTGCTTTACACATTCCCTTAATGTTCTCCGGCTTGCTGCTTTACATACAACATGTCATGCATGGTATAAGAGATGTCTCGGACAGTGTCAATTGATGCACTGAAGtgtcttgctctctctctaaaccttccttccatcctcctcctcccctcctcctcccctcctcctcctcctccatggcTGTGAAGGACATCATTGTCATAGCTTGAGACAAAGGGATCCACAGTAGCCTTATTAGGGACATATCAGCCCATGCAAAGCGGACCACACCCTGAGCCTGGGGCTAGATGTCAAAGCTTTTGACTGTCCCTACCATTTCATTGTTGTCTCTCTACCCCACATGCACAGATTTGTGTAAAGATAATTTAAACTGTGTGACCCTTGGGTCAAGTTGGGCAGTTGAAACAGATTATCAAGGTTATCTTTAAGTGGGGATATTAATATAAACAAATTACCAAAAGGTAAATAAGATACCATTTATAATACAAGATTTATCTACATAGGTTTTCTGTGAATTCCATGCATCTATTCTTTGCTTATGAAAGGATATTATGAAAAGGAGTAAGGATGAAAACTTCTAACAAAGAtgcataaaatacaaataaattatttttcttcacTTAGCAATCAGTGTTAAAGGTTTCGGGTGGTCAAGAGCTTTTTATCTGGGTTCGGCCGTGGGTCACATGGCCAGCCTTGCTCATGCCCCTCTGTCATCAGGTTTACAGGTGACAAACAGAGCACATGAGCATTAAAAATAGATGAATTCAAACGTGACCCACGGCCTCTCCCACACAAACATTGTGTCACTGCTGAATCCCCAGTGGAACTACTGGATGCAGGTTTAGTAAAATTAGGAATTATGCTATGCGCTCTTCAAGGACTCTTAGATCATTAAAGCCATAAAGTTATTTGATTGTACAGCTTGAGACAGTGACTATGACTAAGCACGGATATGTTGAAAATTAGAAAttgtttttgtgaaattgtATGCCCAATTTGAGTTTGTTGCCTGCAACacgtttcaaaaaagttgagacaGGGTCATGTTCATCAGGgtctctttttgtgtcattCTGTGCTTCATAATGCACCAAAAATGTTCAATGGGTGACACGTTGGTACTGTAGGCAAACCAGTTTAGCACCTGGACTCTATGGAGCCATTCTGTTGTAATATGTGATTGTGCTTTGCAACAAGCAAGGCCATATCTGAAAGAGAAGAGATATATGTGGCTCCAAAACCTGTATATATTGTTCAGCATTTATGGTTCCTTCACAAATGTGCAGGTTTCCTAGGCCATGTGCACTACCATTACGGATGAGTTTCAGCTAGCAGTTGTGAAAGCAGTGATAAATTGTTTTCAcagactgtgtttttttaaagtgttcctgagcccatgcagtgatgtccacTACAGAATcgtgtctgtttttaatgacagGCTGTCTGGGGGCCACCTAATGTTTTAATAGACAAAGACTGGAAAGAGAGATGTATTTATAAATGTTCCAGTGAGAAGTTATTATGGCTGTGTGAACTGAACTTGTTTGATTTCAGTTATACTTTGCTAAATTATTTTCAGCCACACAGAATAAgataaacattaacatttaaaaataagtgTTGTTGTGCATTATTTCACTTGTGAGTAATTTTCATGGTCGTAGTTTATTGATGGTTATGAAAAACTGTGTCACTTCTTTTCCCATCTCTGCTGAACCACAGAAGGACAAGCAGTTACCATCACCTGGCAGGCaacgccccccctccccatcttCTACTCTGGTACGCAACCGTTCACCATCTCCAGCTCCCATTCCAGCCCCAAAGAGGACACCTTCTCCATCAGCTGCCAAGTAAAACTACAGCCTTTCTAAAAACAGATTTGGTGATGATACTACTAACGTTTTTGAGAGtttgaatacatttaatttagatTGAACTTTCTATTTCCAGGCAAAATTCCAAAACACGTCCACCCTCACCGGGTGCAATGAAACAACGCCCGCCATCCCCCCAGCCTGCATCTAAACCACCACCTATACAGAAACCAGCTCTCACTCCAACAGGACCCCCAACCCTGCGAAAGAGGGACTCTAAGTCCAAGGATCTGTGTCCTGTCCCCGGTGTAGCTCTGCAGTCCCCTGACTCTAGCAAATCCAAAGAGAAAGATGGTGAGCAGTTTAGTCTTATGAAAgcatttcactttaaatgtttgattgtgCATCATGGAAGCACATGTAATAATGTTTTAGAAGGCAGGCTTTAATACAACAGGCAGATGAAAGATTTTAATTAGTCAGTACTAATATTTGCCAAGACTGATGGTTCTACTGGAAACCAGGATGTTTGCACTGATGCATGGAAACAACTTCTGACCACCCCCCCCTCTTATCTCTCTGTTGTCAGCTGTGCTTGCAGCAGCCACTTTACTCGAAGCAGAAACCCTCTGTGATCATGGTGTAATACCGCTTCAAGGAGAGTCATTTTGGTTTAAAAGCTGTAGAATATGACCATCTGCTTCAAAAGTCAATCTACAATactacatgtgtgtgttattttgtgcTGCAAACGGACGTGGCAGCAGCTCAGTTGGCTGTAAATCTCAGTGGAGCCAGAGACTAATATCGTTCCAGCTGGAGTCACATCCTGTCACAGAATCTGGGTTGTTGTTGCTGCCACCTATTGGAGAGAAGCTTGTTCTGCACACTGATAcagctttaaaatgatataACACCTCAtgcaagcagagaaaaacagattttctagTCAGTTTAGTATCCTCATTGGCATGAATGTCAGTCTCAATATATTGCCATAGCATAATTATTTACATATTAACTGAACAAACCGAAAAGATTCTGCACATCTAGCTGTCCTGCTCACGGCCTTCTATAGCCTAATACAATGACGgtagaaacatttatttcatattcTTTATTATCATGTTGCTTAAGCACACATGCTCTATTCCTACAGAGATGAATTGAGGtctcacagagagaaaagagaagatcATGTGATGGTTACACAACTGAGTATGAAGCCTTATTCTTTGTTGGTATAACCTCCAACACAAATCTAGCTTTCTTCTTTTACTGTCAATACTCGTCCTCTAATCCTCTCGCCTTTTTAAAAGCTAAATGTatgttctgtgtttgtatttccaCCTGAATCTGAAGCCTCTACAGGCACCAACTCAGCTGCTGAGGCGGCCAAGATTCTGGCTGAGAACCGCAGACTGATGAGAGagcagaaggagaaagaggagcagCTCAGGCTacagaaggaagaagaggaaaagtaaGGTTATTGGACAGCACCCTTTTCCCCCACAACACTTCTAGTTGCTAAAagatttcttaaaaaaaagtgtaattgttattaagtcaaatcaaatgtgtggtttgtttgtgAATGAATATTAAATAATGTCAAATAACATAGTCCTGGTTAAACACATGGTTTAAAGGAATATTatgctctctttttctgtctacTGAAACTGTCATAAACAACCCcttacatgtattttttttaaaacttaccAGAAactaaacactcacacactataAGCTTTTAAACCatttgcttctgtttttttttttcctactacTCCAGGTTaagaaaggaagaggaggcaCGTTTGGCGGAGGAGGCTCGACTGAAAcgcctggaggaggaggagaagctcgCAGAGGTGAGAAAAATTCAAGAAGAGGAAGACGCTCGCCTGGCAGAGGAGGACCGGGTGAGactggcagaggaggaggccGTGAAACAGGCTGAGCTCCAAAAGGAACGTGAGGAGGCTGAGGCCAAAGCCCTGGAGGAGGCCGAGAGAGTCCGTCAGGAGAGAGACCGCATCATGCAGCAGAACCAGCAAGAACGAATGGAGAGGAAGAAGGTATGGAGAGCTTAATGAAGGGGAGATTTTGATCAGTTATTTGGGCCTTGCTTTCtcttaaaggcttcatatgcgattttttgatccagcagatgtcatccttgagcaccagcatgaaacccaaaaaacttgtgctgcattgttgttttagcatgctaatgctagcgatctttattatgctcgtatcttctcactgcatgtaaatttacctgaaatgactgtgatctagaaacgcttacgtgacatccaaataagcagtgagtacagtatgttattcttcttttctctagtccctcaattacacaatttttatacgtgaggggatgAGTTGGCCggcgtcctggcgatgtaaacaagaTAGGAcccggaaagcatcacagacagtgggactcgggtgttacacccattgtagacagtcatgactcagagttattttcagaggatatacttgatttcttttacatttaagtgtgaaaaatcgcatattaagcctttaagtaGTAAGATCAAATAGTGTCGTAAAGCACTCGAGGCTTATGCTGCATCAAAAGAGGTAACAGACAAATTGAATGTCATTTCCTGCCTTAACGACTtagattaaaaacatgtaagacAACAGTTTAACAGAGTACATTCTTAATGTGCCTCATGTAGATccaaataacacaaaatgtattttttcccaTTTCAGAGAATTGAAGAGATAATGAAGAGGACAAGAAAAGGGGAACAAAATGACTTGAGGGTGAGCTCACATTCATTCATCTCACATGTGTCAAAGATCAtctacactgtgtgtgtgatcacatgttgtttgtgtctccTGGATAGAGAGAAGACGATGATGACGATAAATGTTCACAGGAGGATGGAGATGAGGGAATGGACCAGATCAACTCTGACACCCTGAGTAagtgttttcctcctcttgttTTCACACTGATGATGTTCAGGATGTCAGACAACATAAAGATTTatacatgcatttttttaaattaatttagtatTTTCCACTGAAGGtgtgtttcctctctttgtgtTAGTTTTCATATGCTTTACAttaagtttgtttgtgtgaatttACATTACTCATAGTGACTCATCAACTTATTTCCCCTGTGTTACTGTAGGCCAGTCAGATGACATCCCACTGGAGGAAGATACAGAAGAGTGTGGTCTGTCCTGTGGAGACCTGGGGAACCAACGAGAGGAGCCCCTGGGCAGTGTGAATGGGAAACCAGAGACAGACGACAAGGAGAATAACAACGGCATGAGCACAGATGAGACTCAGGCTGTAAGGTATGACTTGCAAAAAGATAATGAAACCCACATACACACGGCTCAGAGTTGTGCTCACAATGCTTTGATTGTTGACGGCTGATTTCTGATTCACAGAAGAAGGGAAATTTACCACTTAGAATGAAAAATATGGGCCCTTCTAGTAGATTAGAGCACCCACAGCTCTCTGCTTCTATATTAACATCTCTAACATCAACTGCTGcatgttgtctctcaaccagtaCTCATACTGTGCCAGTACCTCAAGGCCAATACCTGAACCCATCAGAACTCTGATAAGGGGAAGTGACTCTGCAGTATAACAATTGGCTTGAATTGTGTCAGGAGAGGAATGAGGCCTCCGTTATTTCACAATCTATTTCTTGTAGCTCAGAGGTTGTTGTTGtacacagagaagaaaacattgcATGCTTAATATTAGATGTAGAGGACAATTCCAACTGAATTTGGTGGCAAATGGCAGGCTTTAGTGCATATCCTGTGAGTCAGACTAAATAACAGGAAAAACCGGTTGTCAAATAATTTCATGCCCAGCTGTTTGAGACAagtatctttttaaaaaattgaacAATGTATTTGTTTACCAGGGGATGTTTCTCTCAGTAGGAATCCGTTGAAAAGGAGTAGATTTCTCTCAGTATTGCACTCACTTCTCAACCTCTCGCTCAGCAATAAACTAaacctgtgttttgttttgatcaaatcgttctctcacctctcctctgcagTCCGATCCCTAAGAGTCGCCTCGTTGAAGGCTCGGAGTTCTTGAATGAGCAGGACTCTGCCAAGGTGGTGTCAGGTGTTAATGGTAAATCTACCCAGTGGAGCTTTGAGGAGCTCAATGATCTGAACGTCCACTCCAAGACCCGGCCCATAATGGAGGCTGAGGACAGTAACCAGGTCTTGATCAACTGTGATGGGAGCTCAGAAGGGCCAAGGGTAGCCTTAGAGGACAAGGGAACCCCGGTCAACAACCTGCATTCCTCTAGTCAACCCTTAGAAACCATGTCAGGTGAGTTACACCTCTTCATCTAATGGGAATTTCCCTCTTTTTATGTACTTTTCTTAAAGAAAAACTAActatttctcctcttttctctgtaGAGATTTGATGCTACAGACGTCTCTGAGAAGCCTCTTTCTGTTGCACTCGTGAAGTTCCTGTCCAGCTGAGCTCCTTTACAAAAATATCCTCCACAAGTTCCAGAcagcttcttcctctctcttctcttctgccAGAGGGAGGAGTACAAGGTGAAGCAGAACTACCACCCCAAGTGCTACATTTGCACCCTGAATGATGAGCAAacagatatataaatattatacGTACTGGTATATAAAGGTTATGCTTCAGGGAAATTCCATATATTCCTTCAGTGTTCTTGCTTAAATTTTCCTTCCCCTCCGTGTTTGTTctttccagatgtttttttttttttcttctatgttGTGTCCAATTTTGACGATGTTTTATAAGAGTTTTGTCTCGTGAGGGGTGCATTGTTGTAATTTATTAATTTTTGGCTTCTTTACCGTAATTATTGTTCTATGtttagtcttttctttttttttctcttgtatgAAAATATTCTATGACTCTTGTACATTAGGCTGTGTGAATTGAATATATGTTAATATTGTGAGTTGAAGGAAGGAGAGTTAATGCATTCTGTTTGATATCTAAATTTACTTGACTGGCTGCTTTTTGCAGCATCCAGCAATATGGCCTTACTACTATTTCCCAACTTCTAATTTCTAATGTGAATTTGCTTGTGCTGAGGTCGACACATTGACAGTTAATCAGTGATATGTCATGCACATGCACTTGGGGGTGAATTCTGTATTTATACTTCACTTCAATTCCCAGGGTTGTGTCCTTCAGCCGGATATTTTTGATGAAAGCACACGTCTTGTCTCCCAGCTTTCCTCACCATGTGTTCCCTTTTTGACTAATAGAGGGCTTCGGGAAGCACAGCTCCAGCTGTTACATTTAGAGATGACAAATGTTGAGATTCATGAATACACAGTAGTTTAATTTACATGTTCCAATAGAGTTAAAAAGTTTGATATTTGCTCATGGTCCATTtagtttacttttcttttttatatatgtaCATAGAATTCATGTTTACTAACATTTTTGCAATTTAAATCAGATTCAGAGTTTCATTAGTTTAAGCCCAAGTGATGACAGTTGGACCgaacagctgtttgaacatCTGTAACTGTAACAAGCTCACTTAATATACAGATGAAGCCCAATAGTTTCCTGTATGCATTTATAACCAAACTTAACTTGAATGTTCGGCTGTTCTGTCTCAAGTTCACCTTTCCTGAACTGAAAGTAAGGTTTACATTTATCTGGTCTTAATTGAGCTTcatcaacacatcaacacacacacacacacacacacacacacacacacacacacacctttccttTCACAGTTCGGTCTGCAAGACTACTTCAGTAATTCAAATGATTTCCCTCATCTTTCCAACAGAATAGCTGCTACATCTGACAAATtgcatttcaaatatttttacaAGATACaatttggctgtttgtttatataaggaaatacatttctacatatatttaagtgttattgTGTATAGAATCAGTATTAGGCAAACAAAGCCATGTTTAGGAGGGAGTGGCTTCAGGATGTGGATTATTGAAGTCTCTATGTGTATGTGACTATGCTATAAGTTAGGTTTCTGTTTGACTCAAACCCTGTGGCAGCCTGGAAACCCAGAGttcacatcccccccccccccccccccttttgtgtttctttgttttcaagtTTATGGTCTTTTAGCTTAACATGCACAAACCGTAGTTCTGATCATCACAGGGACTTCACAGGTTTTGGTAGAGTTGTTGCAGCCCTTAGCAACACATCTGACAGGATACACTGCAAGTCATGGCTGTGCCTCTTCATGATGCTTTTAATGTCATCAACAGATGTTTTACATTATGTCTGAGGATATGTAGATGTTGGATAGTAATGGTAGGCAAATCAGCTCAGGTCGCAACTTTTATACTTTGAAAGATGAGCCAGGGCCCATTGTATACAAAAAAGACATGGGTCAGACTTGTTTTCCATTTCAGTTCAGGGTATGTCGTGGATTTTGTTAGTTTGTCTAATTTTGCTTTTGCTCTAACAGTAAAAGCATGAGGTTTGGGGACCTTGAATTTTGCCTTGTTCTCCGCTGGCTTTCAGACCCTCTTTCTAACAAAAATCCTCTTGTAAATAAAAACTAGGGGCTTTAGGTGTTAGCTGTGATTAATAAGCTCAATGAATGTAACGCCAGACTACAGAGTCCGTCCCTCATCACTTACCCTGTGTCTAGAAGCTACCCCCCCCCCGGCTTTAAGCTTTCTCACATTATTCATCTAGAAAGAAGAGACTCATTGCACTGCCCCATATTACTCACTATATTTAAAGACTGGTTACCACGTGTAGCTTTACTGTACAGACTCAAAGAAGAGTGGTGTGATGTtctcaatggaaaaaaaaaaagttgcaattATACgcagaaacccccccccccccccccccaaaaaaaaaaaaaaaaccttccctccttatcctctcctccacctgttGAAGGGGACTGTTGTAGCTGCTGCTTAAACCGATACTGTATCTATTCCAGGTCCTGCTGCATCTTAGAGGGCTACAAGACAGAGCTCACTGTCCTCAATGTTGTCTTTAACAATAGGATAGACCGGTGCCTTAGATTGAGAtttagtatttttaaatgtatcacaGTTAACTGAGAAAGCTTGTCCTTACCTCAGCCTCGACAATCAGCCCACCCGACCTGAGGGGGCTTTgtgaatacaaatattttctCTGGAAGATTACTAAACCTTATAACCCCCTGTCTGCTAATTCGATGTGTACTGTACATATATCTAAAGTGTACTGAGATGAGACAACCcgtcaaaaaaaatgaaagtcttGCTAAAATACTCCTTTGCATGTTTTTGATTTCTTGCTGTAGAGAATTGAGACTTCAAATCACTTCTTCCTCCTTTATTCTTGTTTAATATTCACACTCACACGTCTTGGTTAAACGAGCGGGTTTACATTTAAACTTCAATCTCAAAGCTCTAAATTGATATCCACTCTAAACATTCTCATTAATCCCCTCAATCATTCAGAGACATCATAGATCAGTGATCAAAGCTGGTAtgactgagcagcagcagcagcatgtaaAAAGCATTCAATTCTCTGCTAGATTCCAGTAAGGCACTGACGATGCTTCTGTGTCATAATGCTGCACAGAATCCTCGTTCGACTCTTCACAAACCATCAAAAGTAATTCTTCTGCCGAGTTAGTATCTTAGCTGTAGCAGCTAAACAAGTTGCATTAATGTATATGTAGATAAATGAGCCAAGCTAAGTGCACATTTAATTGTAAAACCCTTCACTCTTATCCTCACAAAGAAGTTACAccaactgttttcattttaaggcCAAATCAAAAACTCTCAATatctatgagaaaaaaaaaaaagattcttttACAAACTGTCTACATGTAGTTGTGGGTTTAATCTCCTTTAAACAGTGATCCTCTGCTGAGCCGTCTGTGCAGCAGCTCACAGCTTCTTGGCACAGTCGGGGCAGTGGATGTGATCTCCATTGATGACAAAGCGCTTGTTGGCCAATGAGAGGCTGCACCTCTTGCAGTTGAAGCAGTACTCATGCCAGGAGTATCCCTCGTAGTTCACCACATTGGTGCCATGGCCGAACCCTGCAGAGGCACACGGAAATCCATCAGTCAACACAAGAAGGGTAATGACACATCCAGGTAACAGAACCAACACTCAGAAtatcattttttgttgtttgtcctgacactgagtaaaaaaatgtttttaaattatatttaagcCCTGATATTAAAGCAACCTTTGTTGGTTTCGTATTTAAACTAAGAAGTGtttgtatcagtgtgtgtctgtaaaccCCTTCTGCATTTTGCTGTAATTAGACAATTCTGTAAGTCTAGAAGAAATGGCTATGTATGATACAGTACTCAGGTTTACCTTCAATCAGTTCACTTTTTGCACATCGGAGtgcaaaataaattcaaaacaaGCAGGGAAAAGGAGTGTGAAAAATCCATCTATAAAGCTGCCTGTAACATCCTTTG
This is a stretch of genomic DNA from Labrus bergylta chromosome 9, fLabBer1.1, whole genome shotgun sequence. It encodes these proteins:
- the map7d3 gene encoding ensconsin isoform X16, whose amino-acid sequence is MAEGSTTLKGLRAQIAAAAQAQAEERRSLAGNSPGPTTNVPAKPQGCRPVIDGAALRIDDRLRVAKERREEADKQHALRESQIMERERKAKLQVERQMEERQKKVDEQRKKEEQKRLAVEEKRKQKQEEEKEHYEAVMRRTLERSQRVEQRQKRWSWGGLSTDSDGRTVDKRSTSTMNLKQPSEAAISRRLSSSSATLIKSPDKTSASSLNPSRGPVRSRSIDRQKSGMTTSVSADGALDPSLKDKQLPSPGRQRPPSPSSTLVRNRSPSPAPIPAPKRTPSPSAAKQNSKTRPPSPGAMKQRPPSPQPASKPPPIQKPALTPTGPPTLRKRDSKSKDLCPVPGVALQSPDSSKSKEKDASTGTNSAAEAAKILAENRRLMREQKEKEEQLRLQKEEEEKLRKEEEARLAEEARLKRLEEEEKLAEVRKIQEEEDARLAEEDRVRLAEEEAVKQAELQKEREEAEAKALEEAERVRQERDRIMQQNQQERMERKKRIEEIMKRTRKGEQNDLRREDDDDDKCSQEDGDEGMDQINSDTLSQSDDIPLEEDTEECGLSCGDLGNQREEPLGSVNGKPETDDKENNNGMSTDETQAVSPIPKSRLVEGSEFLNEQDSAKVVSGVNGKSTQWSFEELNDLNVHSKTRPIMEAEDSNQVLINCDGSSEGPRVALEDKGTPVNNLHSSSQPLETMSEI
- the map7d3 gene encoding ensconsin isoform X5, coding for MAEGSTTLKGLRAQIAAAAQAQAEERRSLAGNSPGPTTNVPAKPQGCRPVIDGAALRIDDRLRVAKERREEADKQHALRESQIMERERKAKLQVERQMEERQKKVDEQRKKEEQKRLAVEEKRKQKQEEEKEHYEAVMRRTLERSQRVEQRQKRWSWGGLSTDSDGRTGDSDASASSPVTVVISPASPEKPPRSRQVDKRSTSTMNLKQPSEAAISRRLSSSSATLIKSPDKSVKQRSSSCNRLSSNGNAAQASKEDGKKLQVEQTGHSLKKRSSSLTRVSVGREKTPARPDKGTSDDQECHLCPRSASASSLNPSRGPVRSRSIDRQKSGMTTSVSADGALDPSLKDKQLPSPGRQRPPSPSSTLVRNRSPSPAPIPAPKRTPSPSAAKQNSKTRPPSPGAMKQRPPSPQPASKPPPIQKPALTPTGPPTLRKRDSKSKDLCPVPGVALQSPDSSKSKEKDASTGTNSAAEAAKILAENRRLMREQKEKEEQLRLQKEEEEKLRKEEEARLAEEARLKRLEEEEKLAEVRKIQEEEDARLAEEDRVRLAEEEAVKQAELQKEREEAEAKALEEAERVRQERDRIMQQNQQERMERKKRIEEIMKRTRKGEQNDLRREDDDDDKCSQEDGDEGMDQINSDTLSQSDDIPLEEDTEECGLSCGDLGNQREEPLGSVNGKPETDDKENNNGMSTDETQAVSPIPKSRLVEGSEFLNEQDSAKVVSGVNGKSTQWSFEELNDLNVHSKTRPIMEAEDSNQVLINCDGSSEGPRVALEDKGTPVNNLHSSSQPLETMSEI